The following coding sequences are from one Lolium rigidum isolate FL_2022 chromosome 6, APGP_CSIRO_Lrig_0.1, whole genome shotgun sequence window:
- the LOC124658972 gene encoding homeobox protein Nkx-2.4-like has translation MKRTRAQNPKLQDPQDPSSAAANPKPQRKAKQPRQPKATATGSKKATAAAAREAAAAATASAAASAASVEVEMAPVVPDVGGGLEAAGGLPADWDEMDGGLGANVSPWWTFGVEEEKLLGWFPFVEEDFGGGCHGAGAAGAREHEAAAFDDDIWRIHQIYEIPSYAAK, from the coding sequence ATGAAGCGAACCAGGGCGCAGAACCCCAAGCTCCAGGACCCGCAggacccctcctccgccgccgccaaccccAAGCCGCAGCGCAAGGCCAAGCAGCCGAGGCAGCCCAAGGCGACTGCTACGGGCAGCAAGAAAgccacggcagcggcggcgcgcgaggctgCTGCTGCGGCAACCGCTTCCGCTGCCGCCTCCGCGGCATCCGTCGAGGTTGAGATGGCGCCGGTCGTCCCAGACGTCGGAGGAGGACTCGAGGCGGCTGGCGGCCTGCCGGCGGACTGGGACGAGATGGACGGCGGGCTGGGCGCCAATGTCTCGCCCTGGTGGACGTTCGGGGTCGAGGAGGAGAAGCTGCTCGGCTGGTTCCCCTTCGTCGAGGAGGACTTCGGCGGCGGCTgccacggcgccggcgccgccggcgcccgcGAGCACGAGGCGGCGGCATTCGACGACGACATCTGGAGGATCCACCAAATCTACGAGATCCCGAGCTACGCAGCCAAGTGA